One Opitutaceae bacterium DNA segment encodes these proteins:
- a CDS encoding Do family serine endopeptidase translates to MSFSTILSTVVVLIMMLPAMAPAVERSRPAETARPEIKVDSTALENRPGAAIASYADVVQTAQRAVVSVNVTKIITQRRAGNPLLDQFFGGRLPREREAREQGIGSGVIVSRNGYILTNNHVVEGADALNVTLPDEREFTARVIGADPQTDVAVIKVDADDLPALTLADSDRMRVGDVVFAIGNALGIGQTVTMGIVSALGRNNLGLLDREDQVGYENFIQTDAAINMGNSGGALIDAKGRLVGINTAIVSTTRGNIGIGFAIPVNLASMVMHSLVETGSVARGFLGVNVDPLTANLAEAMGLGKEARGVIVTQVEPGSPAEKAGLRQGDAILSINERTVASRQDLRLFISQFAPGTEVRVKTVRVDGRGRRRGGGQPTEMEMTVKLGKRNDGIGNDEILAGVRVALVTDEVRERLNLEDRVKGLVVTEVDPASPFAEQFAPNVVILEVNRVPVNSLEAAREAIVNGQNNLFLVYYRRAYRYLPVPVP, encoded by the coding sequence ATGAGCTTTTCCACCATTCTCTCCACTGTCGTTGTTTTGATCATGATGCTGCCCGCGATGGCTCCGGCCGTCGAGAGGAGCCGGCCTGCTGAAACCGCGAGGCCCGAGATCAAGGTGGACTCCACGGCGCTTGAAAACAGGCCTGGTGCGGCGATCGCGAGCTACGCGGATGTCGTGCAGACTGCCCAGCGCGCCGTCGTATCCGTCAACGTCACCAAGATCATCACGCAACGCCGCGCGGGGAATCCACTGCTCGACCAGTTCTTCGGGGGGCGGCTGCCCAGGGAACGCGAGGCGCGCGAGCAGGGCATCGGCTCGGGGGTCATTGTATCCAGGAACGGATACATTCTCACGAACAACCATGTGGTGGAGGGTGCGGATGCGCTGAATGTGACGCTGCCGGACGAGCGGGAGTTCACGGCGCGCGTGATCGGTGCGGATCCGCAGACGGATGTGGCGGTGATCAAGGTCGATGCCGACGATCTTCCCGCGCTGACCCTCGCCGATTCCGACAGGATGCGGGTGGGTGATGTGGTCTTTGCCATAGGCAACGCCCTGGGGATCGGACAGACCGTGACCATGGGCATCGTGTCCGCACTTGGACGCAACAATCTCGGTCTCCTGGACCGGGAGGATCAGGTGGGGTATGAAAACTTCATCCAGACGGACGCGGCGATCAACATGGGCAATTCCGGCGGTGCTCTCATCGACGCAAAAGGGCGCCTCGTCGGCATCAACACCGCGATTGTCTCAACCACGCGTGGAAACATCGGCATAGGCTTCGCCATCCCCGTAAACCTCGCCTCGATGGTCATGCACAGCCTGGTGGAGACGGGTTCGGTGGCGCGGGGATTTCTGGGCGTGAATGTGGATCCGCTCACGGCGAACCTTGCGGAGGCGATGGGCCTTGGAAAGGAGGCTCGCGGGGTGATTGTCACGCAGGTGGAGCCGGGCAGCCCGGCGGAGAAGGCGGGGTTGAGGCAGGGTGATGCGATCCTTTCCATCAACGAACGCACCGTGGCTTCCCGTCAGGATCTGCGCCTGTTCATCTCCCAGTTTGCCCCCGGCACGGAAGTACGTGTGAAGACGGTCAGGGTTGACGGCAGGGGGCGCCGGCGCGGCGGCGGGCAACCAACGGAAATGGAAATGACCGTCAAGCTTGGGAAGCGAAACGACGGTATCGGAAACGATGAGATTCTTGCCGGCGTCAGGGTTGCCTTGGTCACGGATGAGGTGAGGGAGCGGCTGAATCTCGAGGATCGGGTGAAGGGTCTCGTGGTCACGGAGGTCGACCCGGCATCGCCTTTTGCCGAACAATTCGCGCCGAATGTGGTCATTCTCGAGGTCAACCGTGTTCCCGTGAACAGCCTCGAAGCGGCACGCGAAGCGATCGTGAACGGACAGAACAATCTTTTCCTCGTCTACTATCGCAGAGCCTACCGCTATCTGCCTGTTCCCGTGCCCTGA
- the carA gene encoding glutamine-hydrolyzing carbamoyl-phosphate synthase small subunit has translation MSTSKPALLALEDGSLFRGMAFGADATVAGECVFNTSMTGYQEIVTDPSYFGQIVTLTAVQIGNYGITGADSEAKIPKCSGLVVRELSPVVSNWRSEQSLSDYLKRHGIPGISEIDTRALTKKLRVDGAMKCCLSTLPISDTEAVRLARSWRDMAGADYVRSVTASEPFLWKEDDPANFNASYLPVGTTMNAAPPPARRFRVAAFDYGAKHSIFRKLVNHGFDVQVFPAMAAPELIREHRPDCVFLSNGPGDPAALDYVHKTVINLLPDFPIFGICLGHQMLTHALGGSTFKLKFGHRGGNQPVKNLETGKVSITAQNHGFATDPRSLEKSGAKVTEINLNDDTVEGLRHSSLPVFSVQYHPEAAPGPNDADPLFTDFYRLVEARKAGKA, from the coding sequence ATGTCCACATCCAAGCCCGCACTCCTTGCACTTGAAGACGGCTCCCTCTTCCGAGGGATGGCCTTTGGAGCCGATGCCACGGTTGCCGGGGAATGTGTATTCAACACCTCGATGACGGGCTATCAGGAAATCGTCACAGACCCCTCCTACTTCGGCCAGATTGTGACCCTTACCGCAGTGCAAATAGGCAATTACGGGATCACGGGCGCCGATTCCGAGGCGAAGATCCCCAAGTGCTCGGGGCTCGTCGTGAGGGAGCTGTCGCCGGTCGTCTCCAACTGGCGCAGCGAACAGTCTCTCAGCGACTACCTGAAGCGCCACGGCATTCCCGGTATCAGCGAAATTGATACACGCGCCCTGACAAAAAAACTGCGTGTCGACGGCGCCATGAAATGCTGCCTGAGCACCCTGCCGATAAGCGACACCGAGGCGGTCCGGCTGGCACGGTCCTGGCGGGACATGGCGGGCGCCGACTACGTACGCAGCGTTACCGCAAGCGAGCCCTTTCTCTGGAAGGAGGACGATCCGGCCAACTTCAACGCCTCCTATCTTCCCGTGGGCACCACAATGAACGCCGCTCCGCCTCCCGCAAGGCGCTTCCGCGTGGCCGCCTTCGACTACGGCGCGAAGCATTCGATATTCCGAAAGCTGGTGAACCATGGTTTTGATGTGCAGGTCTTTCCCGCCATGGCCGCACCGGAGCTCATTCGCGAACACCGCCCGGACTGCGTGTTTCTTTCCAACGGCCCCGGAGATCCCGCCGCCTTGGACTACGTGCACAAGACGGTCATCAATCTGCTTCCTGATTTCCCGATTTTCGGCATCTGCCTCGGACACCAGATGCTCACGCACGCACTGGGCGGTTCGACATTCAAGCTGAAGTTCGGCCACCGCGGTGGCAACCAGCCGGTCAAGAATCTCGAAACCGGAAAAGTGTCCATAACGGCGCAAAATCACGGATTCGCCACGGACCCCAGAAGCTTGGAGAAATCAGGGGCGAAGGTCACCGAAATCAACCTCAACGATGACACCGTCGAGGGCCTGCGACATTCCTCGCTGCCTGTCTTTTCAGTGCAGTACCACCCGGAAGCCGCTCCAGGACCCAACGACGCCGACCCGCTTTTCACCGACTTTTACCGGCTCGTTGAAGCACGAAAAGCCGGCAAGGCTTGA
- a CDS encoding orotate phosphoribosyltransferase, with amino-acid sequence MDAQQTEVLEIFTRTKALLRGHFVLRSGLHSEYYFQCAQVCQHMDAVTRLTELLLRKIHARPEIAFTTVLAPAMGGLVIGQEVARQSKARYIFAEKENNVLVLRRGFKLSPGEKVLIVEDVVTRGGRVIECLDIVRKNGGEPAAVAMLVDRSEKSARFEVPSFSLLELSFPTHAPDALPDSLKKIPIEKPGS; translated from the coding sequence ATGGACGCCCAACAGACAGAGGTTCTGGAAATCTTCACTCGCACCAAGGCCCTGCTCCGCGGCCATTTTGTCCTCCGTTCGGGCCTCCATAGCGAATACTACTTCCAGTGCGCCCAGGTCTGCCAGCACATGGACGCGGTCACCCGTCTCACCGAACTCCTCCTTCGAAAGATCCATGCGAGGCCGGAGATCGCCTTCACAACCGTTCTCGCACCGGCGATGGGAGGCCTCGTCATCGGCCAGGAGGTCGCGCGCCAGTCGAAAGCCCGTTACATTTTTGCTGAAAAGGAAAACAATGTCCTGGTCCTGCGACGAGGGTTCAAGCTCTCCCCCGGGGAAAAGGTTCTCATCGTCGAGGATGTGGTCACCCGTGGCGGCCGCGTCATCGAATGCCTGGACATTGTCCGAAAAAATGGAGGCGAGCCCGCCGCGGTCGCCATGCTCGTCGATCGCAGCGAAAAGAGCGCAAGGTTCGAAGTTCCTTCCTTCTCGCTGCTCGAGCTGAGTTTTCCCACCCACGCTCCTGACGCACTTCCGGATTCGCTCAAGAAAATCCCAATTGAGAAGCCCGGCAGCTGA
- a CDS encoding KamA family radical SAM protein encodes MAYQEDRSVWFEGQGLWQHVPATQWQDWIWQLKNRITTLDQLEMYMTLTPEERRGVAFAGKKLALAITPYFFNLIDRNDPNCPIRKQVIPREGEMYVAKEEMLDSLGEDEHSPVPGLVHRYPDRVLFLVTDRCASYCRYCTRSRLVSNAQDYNFHPEYEQGLRYIESHPEVRDVLLSGGDPLLLSDKKIEHLLSRLRAIKHVEFIRIGSRIPVFLPQRITPELCEIFRKYGPIWMSIHVNHPKEATAELRDACERLSFAGVPLGNQSVLLAGVNDDVDVMKALVHRLLRMRVRPYYLYQMDLITGGSHFKVDVRKGLEIIEGLRGYTTGYAVPQYVIDAPGGGGKVPLNPNYVHAITEDEVIFHNYEGREFRYPLKSTQLTVSEDARAIMNEVSGAGKISEKN; translated from the coding sequence ATGGCATACCAAGAAGATCGTTCGGTTTGGTTTGAAGGGCAGGGCCTTTGGCAGCATGTGCCCGCAACACAGTGGCAGGACTGGATCTGGCAGCTCAAGAATCGCATCACGACGCTGGATCAGTTGGAAATGTACATGACGCTGACCCCGGAGGAACGCAGGGGAGTCGCCTTTGCCGGCAAGAAACTGGCGCTGGCAATTACTCCGTACTTTTTCAATCTAATCGATCGCAACGATCCCAATTGCCCGATTCGCAAACAGGTCATCCCTCGCGAAGGAGAGATGTATGTCGCGAAGGAGGAAATGCTCGATTCGCTCGGCGAGGATGAGCATTCGCCAGTACCCGGGCTGGTCCACCGGTATCCGGACCGCGTGCTATTCCTGGTGACAGATCGCTGTGCATCCTATTGCCGCTATTGCACCCGCAGCAGGCTCGTGTCCAACGCCCAGGACTACAATTTTCATCCCGAGTACGAGCAGGGATTGCGATACATTGAATCCCATCCGGAGGTTCGCGACGTCCTGCTTTCGGGAGGAGATCCCTTGCTTCTGTCAGACAAGAAGATCGAGCACCTGCTAAGTCGCCTGCGGGCTATCAAACACGTTGAGTTCATCCGGATTGGGTCGCGAATCCCCGTCTTTCTTCCCCAGCGCATCACTCCCGAGCTCTGTGAAATTTTCAGGAAATACGGACCGATCTGGATGAGTATTCACGTGAACCATCCGAAGGAAGCGACCGCGGAGCTGCGAGATGCGTGTGAGCGACTTTCCTTTGCCGGCGTGCCGCTAGGAAACCAGAGCGTGCTCCTGGCGGGCGTGAATGATGACGTTGACGTTATGAAGGCGCTGGTCCACCGCCTGTTGCGGATGCGCGTACGGCCCTACTATCTCTACCAAATGGATCTCATCACGGGAGGATCCCACTTCAAGGTCGATGTACGGAAGGGTTTGGAAATCATTGAAGGTCTGAGAGGTTACACCACGGGATATGCTGTTCCTCAATATGTGATCGATGCTCCTGGCGGGGGAGGAAAAGTTCCGCTCAATCCGAACTATGTCCACGCGATTACTGAGGACGAAGTCATCTTCCACAACTATGAGGGGCGCGAGTTCAGGTATCCGTTGAAGTCAACCCAACTGACTGTTTCCGAGGATGCGCGTGCCATCATGAACGAAGTGAGTGGAGCGGGAAAAATTTCAGAAAAAAATTGA
- a CDS encoding aldo/keto reductase has protein sequence MPLSPGLPLPANLTISRLSLGGATFGREIDAAAAHALIDHAVARGMTHIDTAAAYSAGESERIVGAWLASHESLRTSVTVATKVLPPYSPAALDSAVAASADRIGVQVIDLLYLHKWDPQVETTETLGALDRLVHCGRVRHIGASNFSGEQLRATLARQSALGLTRFQFIQNNNNLAVRDVDDALRALCRENGVGIVTYSPLGAGFLTGKHREGVQPGSRFDVIPGHQAIYFQPTAARRLENLAKLADQTGQTMSHLALVWALHQPGITSVLIGGRSLSHIDQAFDALKVDEPSLLSALNAC, from the coding sequence ATGCCCCTTTCACCCGGACTCCCCCTACCCGCGAACCTCACCATAAGCCGCCTGAGCCTGGGTGGCGCCACGTTTGGACGGGAGATCGATGCCGCCGCCGCTCATGCATTGATCGATCACGCCGTCGCGCGCGGCATGACGCACATCGACACCGCGGCCGCCTATTCGGCCGGTGAGTCCGAACGGATTGTCGGCGCCTGGCTGGCATCCCACGAGTCGCTCCGGACAAGTGTTACTGTCGCGACAAAGGTCCTGCCGCCCTATTCGCCCGCGGCGCTCGACAGCGCCGTTGCAGCCAGCGCGGATCGCATCGGAGTGCAAGTCATCGATCTGCTCTATCTGCACAAGTGGGACCCCCAGGTCGAAACGACTGAAACACTGGGAGCACTCGACCGGCTCGTGCACTGCGGGCGCGTTCGTCATATCGGAGCCAGCAACTTTTCCGGCGAACAACTCCGCGCGACACTCGCCCGTCAGTCGGCACTTGGTCTCACCCGTTTTCAATTCATCCAGAACAACAACAACCTCGCGGTTCGGGACGTTGATGACGCACTGCGCGCGCTCTGCCGGGAAAATGGTGTCGGCATTGTCACCTACAGCCCCCTGGGCGCCGGCTTTCTGACAGGCAAGCACCGGGAGGGTGTTCAACCGGGATCGCGTTTTGACGTCATTCCCGGACATCAGGCGATCTACTTCCAGCCGACCGCGGCGCGCCGCTTGGAAAACCTTGCGAAACTTGCGGATCAAACGGGTCAAACAATGTCGCACTTGGCCCTGGTGTGGGCGCTGCACCAGCCAGGCATCACCTCGGTACTCATCGGCGGCCGTTCCCTTTCTCACATCGACCAGGCGTTTGACGCGTTGAAGGTGGACGAGCCTTCCCTTCTCTCAGCATTGAACGCCTGCTAA
- a CDS encoding MBL fold metallo-hydrolase — MVIERTPLEDELGDVLDKALRRCDITEALLAQRSGVPESKIRDAIDYRYELDAVELNRIASILGLNEVGFRAIAEGRYPVPEVCGLPFCLYPLRMPHGIGVANAYVVADCSRQNGILFDAGPSAAGLRRLWPARIRDLDAVFVTHAETEHVGGLEEARMRGSPPIFAPPGSSLPGSTLVGEGAKLEFAGFTVEVWGTPGHTEAHNCYLVRATAARAGAALLVSGDLIFAGSVGSAFFCRDRMQASTRRIFHQLPPSTVIAPGHGPLTTIENERAYNPFAV; from the coding sequence GTGGTCATTGAACGCACACCACTTGAGGATGAACTGGGCGACGTGCTCGACAAGGCGCTGCGTCGTTGTGACATCACTGAAGCCCTGCTGGCGCAACGCTCAGGCGTGCCGGAATCCAAGATACGCGACGCCATCGACTATCGCTACGAGCTGGACGCGGTGGAACTGAACCGCATCGCCTCAATTCTGGGTCTCAATGAAGTCGGATTTCGCGCCATTGCGGAGGGCCGCTATCCCGTTCCGGAGGTGTGCGGGCTCCCTTTCTGCCTTTACCCGCTGCGCATGCCGCATGGCATTGGAGTGGCAAACGCCTACGTGGTGGCGGATTGTTCGCGGCAGAATGGCATTTTGTTCGATGCCGGCCCGAGTGCCGCCGGATTGCGCCGGCTATGGCCGGCGCGCATTCGTGATCTCGACGCTGTGTTTGTGACCCATGCGGAGACCGAGCATGTCGGAGGTCTGGAGGAAGCACGGATGCGAGGGAGTCCGCCAATATTCGCTCCGCCCGGGAGCAGTCTGCCAGGCTCGACGCTGGTTGGTGAGGGCGCCAAACTGGAATTTGCGGGTTTCACTGTGGAGGTTTGGGGTACGCCCGGACACACGGAGGCGCATAACTGCTATCTTGTCAGGGCGACCGCGGCACGGGCTGGGGCGGCGCTGCTGGTTTCAGGAGATCTGATATTCGCGGGCTCTGTTGGGAGCGCTTTCTTCTGCCGGGACCGCATGCAGGCAAGCACACGGCGCATTTTCCATCAATTGCCCCCATCGACGGTCATCGCGCCGGGACACGGTCCGTTGACGACAATCGAGAACGAGCGCGCCTACAATCCGTTTGCCGTCTGA